In Phocoena sinus isolate mPhoSin1 chromosome 10, mPhoSin1.pri, whole genome shotgun sequence, a single genomic region encodes these proteins:
- the NDUFA4L2 gene encoding NADH dehydrogenase [ubiquinone] 1 alpha subcomplex subunit 4-like 2 encodes MAGTSLGARFYRQIKRHPGLIPMIGFIGLGMGSATLYLLRLALRSPDVCWDRKNNPEPWNRLSPNDQYKFLAVSTDYKKLKKDRPDF; translated from the exons ATGGCAGGAACCAGCCTCGGAGCCCGCTTCTACCGGCAGATCAAGAGACATCCCGGG CTCATCCCGATGATCGGCTTCATTGGCCTGGGCATGGGCAGCGCTACGCTCTACTTGCTGCGACTCGCGCTGCGCAGCCCCGACGTCTG CTGGGACCGAAAGAACAACCCGGAGCCCTGGAACCGCCTGAGCCCCAATGACCAGTACAAG TTCCTTGCAGTTTCCACTGACtataagaaactgaagaaagacCGACCAGACTTCTAG